The Flavobacterium faecale genomic sequence ACTGAGAACTATAAACTGAGAACTGTTAACTGAGAACTGTTAACTGTATACTGAAAACTTCCTCACCCCGCATATTTCAACCAGCGGTACAATTCTTTCCACGATGGTTTTTTACCGTACATTAAGATTCCGACTCTATAAATCTTGGCTGCAAACCAAACTACTCCAAAGAAAGTTCCAAACAAAATCGATACCGAAACTACAATTTGCCATAGTGGTACGCCAAACGGTATGCGCATCAGCATCACAATAGGCGACGTAAGCGGAATCATAGAAAACACTACAGCAATCGTCCCTTGCGGATCGTGCACAACACTGAAAAAACCAATGTAAACACTCAGCATAAGCGGTATAATAATCGGTAATAAAAATTGTTGCGAATCGGTTTGATTGTCTACTGCTGCACCAATTGCTGCGTAAAACGAGCTGTACAAAAAGTAACCACCAATAAAATAGACTATGAATCCGAGTAGGATTGATGCTATTGGCAAGTTCCACAATTCTTTGATATACATTTGCACTGTAGTCATCATTTGACTTTGCTCTGCGGTCATCATTTCTGGGGTTAATCGTGCTGTTGGACCAACATTAACTCCAAAAAAGTAAGAAGCAAAAGTCATGATTGACAACCCAATTACAGCCCAAATCATAAACTGTAAAATTCCCGCTAACGAGGTTCCAATGATCTTTCCAATCATTAACTGAAATGGTTTTACAGAGGATATAATGATTTCGATAATACGATTTGTTTTTTCTTCAATAACCGATCGCATCACCATATTCCCGTACATAATGATAAACATCATGACCAAATAACCAAATGCACCACCAATAAAAATCTTGATTTCGTTCAATCCTTTTATCGTTTCTTCACCCGATGATTTAGCCAAACTAAGTACTACCGTGGACTGCGCTTTTTTGATGGCCAGCGTATCCAAATGTGCTTTCTCCAAGTTTAATTGGGTGATTTTTTTGCCTATAACGTTTTGCACTTTTTCGATAAGCGCAATACTCGGACTGGTATTGGCAATCAATTGTATTTTAGTCTCCAAGCTCGTTGCATCTGTTGTATTTGGAATCAGCAATAGACCTTCATAACTTTGATTGGCTATACTGTCTCTAAGATACTCCACTGGTATGGGCGTCAAATCGACATATTTATATTCTGCTTCTTCTTGGTTTTGAGCCACGAGTTCTTTGACAAAAACACCCGATGGATCATGAATGGCAATTTGCTTCGTATCTGATTTCATTGAGCTCAAGTAGCTAATAAAAACAGTGATTCCCACAAATAATAACGGACTCAAAAAGGTCATCACAATAAACGATTTATTGCGAACCTTGGATATAAATTCTCTTTTTATAATTAATGAAATGATGCTCATTATGATTTATAATTAAGGATTGAGGATTGAGGATTTTTTAGTTCCGTAATCTAAAATCGAAATTTGTATGATTACTAACTAACTGTTTGAATGAAAATATCATTGACAGACGGAATTTTTTCTACAAAATGGGTGACTTGCCCTTTTTGGACTAAGATATTCAGCAACTCGTTTGGTGTTGCATCCCCAATATGAATTTCGAGTTTTAATTCGTTATTCAACGTTTTAAAATTTGCCGGATTAACGCTGAACTTTTGGGTGATGGCAAACATCAAACCTTCAACGTCTGAACTTAATATCCCGACCTCGTAACTATTGGTTCGAAATTGACGTTTTACATCATTCAGTTTCCCTTCGATTAATTTGTTTGATTTGTGAATCAAAGCAATTTCGTCACACAACTCCTCTACACTTTCCATGCGATGCGTTGAGAATAAAATCGTAGTTCCTTTCTCTTTCAAAGCCAAAATTTCGTCTTTGATCACATTAGCATTCACCGGATCAAAACCTGAGAACGGTTCGTCTAGAATAAGCAATTTGGGCTGGTGCAAAACACAAACCACAAACTGAATTTTCTGGGCCATTCCTTTGGACAATTCTTGGATTTTTTTGTTCCACCAACCTTGAATTTCAAGACGATCAAACCAGTAATCCAATTGTTTTTTGGCTTCGGCCTTTGACAATCCCTTCATTTGCGCTAGGTACAAACACTGTTCTCCCACTTTCATACTTTGATACAAACCACGCTCTTCGGGCAAATAACCTATATGCTGAATGTGTTTGGACTGCAATTTCTCGCCGTCCAAAATTATTTCGCCACTATCTGGCAATGTTATTTGATTGATGATTCGAATTAAAGAAGTTTTACCAGCACCATTCGGACCTAAGAGTCCATAAATACTGCCTTTGGGGATGCTTAACGAAACAGCGTTCAAAGCAGTATAATCTCCATATTGCTTGACTACATTTTTGACTTCAAGTAAGTTACTCATGCTACGTTTTGAATTTGTGTAAAAGTAAAGAAATCAAAGTGAATTCCTTTCTTTTAGCATCAAAAAACCCATCCTCTTTACAGAAAAAAGGATGGGTTTTGTATTTATAAAAGACAAACACTTGTTTTACTAATTTTCACAAAACATTTCATGAAATCTTTTTCTCAGTAAAATCAATCATACGACAACTATAATTAGCTTTAATTCGTCCGATTGGTGTTTAATTTTTAGTTGTTATTTTGGTAAAAGTAATCCTCCAACTATTCCCCTAAGAGAACATATCTTTTACTTTTTCGAAAAACGATTTGTCTGATTTCTCAGGGTTCGGGATAAAATTATCGCTGTCCATATTTTTTTCAAAAAACTGTCTTTGTTCTTTATTCAACTCTTTTGGAGTCCAAACATTAACATGAACCAATAAATCTCCATTACCATAACCATTGATATTCGGAATACCTTTCCCTTTCAAACGCAAGATTTTACCCGACTGGATTCCGTCTTCTAGTTTGATACGTACTTTTCCGTTTACTGCTTCGATATCTTTCGAAACTCCCAAAATTGCTTCTGGAAAACTGATATATAAATCGTAATGCAAATTTTCACCTTCACGCTTCAAGAATTCATGTTCCAACTCTTCGATCGCAACAATCAAATCTCCTGGTACGCTGTTTCCTGGTGCATCGTTTCCTTTGCTAGAAACTTTCAATTGCATACCGTCTACAACACCCGCAGGTATTTTAATAGAAACTGTTTCATCTTCTTGAATCATTCCTTGTGCATCGGCTTCAGCTGGCTTTTTGTCCAATTGTTGACCCGCACCACCACAAGTAGGGCAAGTACTAGCTGACTGCATACGACCCAAAATTGTATTGGTCACACGCATCACCTGACCTTGACCGTTACAGGTAGAACACGTTTTATAGCTTACACCAGGCGCTTGCACCTTACGTTTCACTTTTACTTTTTTCTCCACACCATTGGCAATCTCCTCCAAAGTCAATTTGACTTTGATACGAAGATTAGATCCTTTGACTCTTTGTGGGCCACGAGAACCGCCACCACCAAAGCCGCCAAATCCACCGCCACCAAAGATATCACCAAACTGGCTGAAGATGTCGTCCATATTCATACCACCATGACCACCACCGCCGCCAAAACCACCAGAACCATCAAAGGCTTGGTGCCCGTATTGGTCGTACTTTTGCTTTTTGGCAGGATCACTCAATACTTCGTAAGCTTCTGCTGCTTCTTTAAACTTCTCTTCTGCCGTTTTGTCTCCTGGGTTTTTGTCAGGATGAAACTCAATGGCTTTTTTTCGGTAGCCTTTCTTAATCGCTGCAGCATCTGCACCTTTAGCTATACCTAATATTTCGTAAAAATCTTTTTTCATTGTATTCTTTTTTGTTGATAATTAAAGCCGTGTACTAGTGCACACCCTTATTGCCCAATTACAACCTTAGGAAAACGAATAATTTTATCTCCTAATTTGTATCCTTTTTCAAGAACATCCACAATTTTACCTTTCATATCATCAGACGGAGCTGGGATTTGAGTAATTGCTTCAGCAAAATCAGCATTAAATGCGTCACCTGCATTTACATCAACAACTTCTAATCCTTTAGAGTTTAATGTGTTTTTCAATTTTTCATGAATTAACTGCACTCCTTTAGTAACCGCTTCGTTTTCCGACTTTGCAATTTCGATAATCGCTCTATCAAAATCATCCAAAACAGGTAGCAAAGCCCCTACTACATCGGCATTAGCTGTTTTAAACAACTCGATACGTTCTTTAGTAGTTCTTCTTTTGTAATTTTCAAATTCAGCAAATAATCTCAAAAATTTATCTTTTTCATTTGCCAAGTCTTTCGTTAACTGTTCTTCAACACTTAATTCTTCTGCAAGAACCTGCTCTTCAGTTGCATTGTTATCCAATGTCACATCCTCTATTTTTTGATCGATTTCTGTATTTTCAGTAGTCATATTACCTTTATTTTTAAAAACATTCTTAAACATATTTTGAACTTTCTTTTGGAAAGCAAAAGTACTGCCAAAACGTTCTAAACGTCAAATTGTCAGTTCTCTTTTTGAAAAACACAAAAACGCCTGCTATTTTTTCATTATTAATTTAAATTTTAATATAATTTTAAGAATTATATCAATACTTTTTTTTATGTTTGTAATCTATTCTTTTTAGTTAAAGAATCTAAGGTTATTTATACACATTATTAATTCACCATACCTTATATCAAAAAAAGCTTTGTTTTCTAAAACAAAGCTTTTTTTATGCGTTATAGTTTTTGATTCTATCTTTTATCGATACGACTAAAGCGATTATTTTTGGACACGAATCAAGCGACTTTTTTTTTAGACACCAATTTCACGGATTTTCACTAATGCTGTTGGCTGTAAAATGAATTACACTAATTAGTTTGAGAATGAAGCGATTTTTTTCGGACACTAATTTCACGAATTTGCACTAGTGCTGTTGTCTGTAAAATGAATTACACTAATTAACCGATATTTTTTGGACACCAATTTCACGAATTCGCACTAATGCTGTTGTCTTTAAAAAGAATTACACGAAGAAAGCGATTATTTTTGGACACAAATTTCACTAATACTGTTCGTCTATAAAATCAATTACACAAATTTCTCTATAGCCTGCGTATTCAATACAACTGCATAAATCAAAATATGACTTTCCCCTTTACGTACTAAAAAAATATATCACGCAGATTTTGCTGATTTTAGCAGATCAGTTAGGTGTAATCTGCAGAAATCAGAAAGATCTGCGTGCCATTTCTAATGTAGACCAAGTAACAGATAGTCAAAATCAAAAAAATTCGTTTTTATTAGCGTTCCATTTTCCAAGTTAGGCACCAATCTACAACTGAAAAATCCGTGTTTATCAGCACTTTGGCGATAGCCAATCCGTTTTACCAGCGTTCCATCTTCCGAGTTAGCTTCTCCCTATATACAAATCCGTTTTATCATCGCTTTGGCGATAGCCAATCCGTTTTATCTGCGTACCCTTATTTAAGTGCCGCTTTCAATTCTTCTAAGTCTAACAAATTCTGCTCTCCAGTTGCCAAGTTTTTAAGTGCATATTTTCCTTGGCTCATTTCATCCTCGGCTGCGATTACTGCAAACGGAATAAAACGTTTGTCGGCATGTTGAAATTGCTTTCCAACTTTTGCGTTATCTGGATACAACTCTACTTTAATTCCCGCAGCTCTCAATTGTTTGATCGCATTCATCGCATAAAAAGACTCTTTTTCACCGTAATTAATAAACAAAGCTTTGGTCGAAACCGTTACCGTTTGTGGAAATAAATTCAGCTCTTCCACCACCAAATAGATGCGGTCTAGGCCAAACGAAATTCCAACGCCGCTCATGTTTTTCAAACCGAAGATACCAGTTAAATCGTCGTAACGACCACCGCCACCAATCGATCCCATGGCTACTCCTTTGGGTGCCGAAACTTCAAAAATAGCTCCTGTATAATAATTCAGTCCACGAGCCAAGGTCACGTCCAAATCCAGTTCTGCCGTAGATAATCCTAGGTTGATTACGTTTTCACAGATAAAACGTAATTCTTCAACACCTTTCATTCCTTCTTGCGAATCGGCTAATAATTGTGCCAGTTGTGCTAATTTTTCGGTAGTCGTACCAGTGAAATTAAACAAAGGTTGCACTTTTGTGATTGCGTCTTCAGAAATACCTTTTTCGATCATTTCTTTCTTTACACCATCCTCGCCTATTTTGTCCAACTTATCCAAGGCAACGGTAAAATCAATCAATTTATCCGAAGCTCCAATTACCTCAGCGATTCCAGACAATATTTTACGGTTGTTGATTTTTACGGTTGCACCTGCCAATCCCAAATCGGTAAAAACAGCGTCGTATAATTGCACCAATTCCACTTCTTGCCAAAGCGATTTGGAACCTACAACATCGGCATCACATTGAAAAAATTCTCTAAAACGCCCTTTTTGTGGACGATCTGCACGCCAAACAGGCTGAATTTGGTATCTTTTAAATGGGAATTCAATTTCGTTTTGGTGTTGTACCACGTAACGAGCGAAAGGAACGGTCAAGTCATAACGCAAGGCTTTTTCAGAAATACTTGCTGTTAATTTTGTACTATCTTTTGCCTCTAAATGTCCCGCATTGGCCTTCGCCAAATAATCTCCCGAATTCAGGATTTTAAAGATCAAGCGGTCGCCTTCTTCTCCGTATTTCCCCATCAGGGTTTCCGAATTTTCGAATGAAGGGGTTTCAATCGGTTGAAAACCAAATTTCTCAAAATTGGTTTTTATAGTTTGTATAATGTATTGTCTTTTTGCCACCTCAGCAGGTGAAAAATCTCTGGTTCCTTTAGGAATACTTGGTTTTGATGCCATTATAATAGTTTAGGATGTTAGATTTTGGTATTTAGTTTTCGAAAAACGAATAATTCAAAACCGAAATTTAAAATCTCTGCAAATATCTTATTTTTAATAGAAATCTGTTTATAAAAACAGAAATTAAATTTGGAGTTTTTTTTGAAACACATAGAATCATAGACTTTTGATTGAACCTAAAAGAAGGCGTTTCACTCTCAGAGGAAACATAGATTTTCTTTAAACCATAATTAGAAATTGAAGAACATTTAAGAGGAACGGATGTGTATTTAAACTAAAAGCCTGGAAAAAATAATTTAGGATTACATTGAGTATTGATTTGTTTTTTTTTGTGGCGCTTAATCCAATCCCGACGCTTCTTGACGCTATAGCCCTCTATCAAAATGCTTTTTTTACTAGGTCGTTACAGGAGCTTCTCCCGAAGCGTCGGGACTCGCTCTGTAACTCCCGCAAAAAATAGCATTTTTCAGTCGGGGCTGCCGCTACTACCTGGGGCATGAACGAGTTGTGTGTAAATTGGTATTTGAGGATATCTTTAGCACAAGAAAATTTCTTAATTTATAAGTTTTCTTTTATATATTTGAAGAAAAAAAACTAACCTTCGCTAACCTAACTTAACATGGGTGTATATACGAAGGTTTGTTTTGCTTAGATATTAGTTCAGTATCACTTTAAATAACAATATTGCTAAAATTAACAGAGTGAAAAATGAGCAAAAAAGCCAACACTTCGACAAAAGCAAAAAAGATGCAAGACTACATACCAGACAGCGCAAAGTTACACCACATTTGCTTTTGTCCCAACTCCACAAACACAACTTTACAAAAATTATTAGCGTTTTGTGGAAAACCGTAATGTGCATAAAAACTTAATAGTTACATTTACCATCTACTAATTTTAAAACTACAGAATATGGAACAAACAGGACTTATTATTGACAAACCCGAGGTGCCAAGAACATTTCATCAACTTGGAATCTTAGTACTAGATGGAAGCGGTTCAATGAATGCAACTGGCAGAGGACAGCTCACTAAAGCGCAAGAAGTTGAAATGGGTGTAAAAGAACTTTTTACACGTTTCGATGGTAGTAGCAAAAAAAGCAATTTTTCTTTTTCATGTATTAAATTCGACACTTCTTCTACTACAACATTACAACCAACACCTTTCCAAGAGATTGATTATTTTAGTGAAAATTTTAATCCATTGGATGGTAAAGGAAGAGGCACACACATTTTTGAGGCACTTAATGAAGCAAAAAAAATGGCGGAAGAGTTTCTTAATAATGCACCCCAAGATGGACTTAGACATAGTGTCGTTATTCTTTTAATGTCAGACGGCTTATGTTTTCAACCCGAAACTACAATTGCCGTAGCCGACAATATTAAATTAAATCCTAGTGTAGTAATTGCATCTGCATATTTTGCTGAATTAGGCAATAGCGATAATGAAGCAACCGAAATAAAAAATTTATTACAAAATGTTTCTACAAATCCTGTTAAATATTACGCTACTGTTTATGATGGAGAAGCATTAAGGAAATTTTTTGAAAGTTCAATAAGTCAATCAGCAGGTATTGGAAAAATCAATTAAAACCAAACAATGAACTCATACATCATTACAAAGTCAATCACGCCAAAAATAAAAAATGAAGACTATATTGAAAGTTTCAAAAATGAGAAACTTGGCATAAAAGGCTTTATTGTTGGCGACGGTATTGGCTCGCATTTCAAACCGAGCGAAGGTTCAGAGTTTTGCGTAAAAACTTTAAAAAGTTATATAGAAAATTGTTCTGCAATAGAAGAGCTTAATCTAACTCATTTTTATACTAAAGTCTATAATGACTTAAAGAATGAATTTACTGATAATGAAAAAGATAACTTGGAAATTGATAAAACTCAATCATACGGAACAACACTTATTTGCGTAATTGAGTTGGAGGAAAAGTTTATAATTTCCTATTTAGGAAATGGTTCAAT encodes the following:
- a CDS encoding ABC transporter permease, which translates into the protein MSIISLIIKREFISKVRNKSFIVMTFLSPLLFVGITVFISYLSSMKSDTKQIAIHDPSGVFVKELVAQNQEEAEYKYVDLTPIPVEYLRDSIANQSYEGLLLIPNTTDATSLETKIQLIANTSPSIALIEKVQNVIGKKITQLNLEKAHLDTLAIKKAQSTVVLSLAKSSGEETIKGLNEIKIFIGGAFGYLVMMFIIMYGNMVMRSVIEEKTNRIIEIIISSVKPFQLMIGKIIGTSLAGILQFMIWAVIGLSIMTFASYFFGVNVGPTARLTPEMMTAEQSQMMTTVQMYIKELWNLPIASILLGFIVYFIGGYFLYSSFYAAIGAAVDNQTDSQQFLLPIIIPLMLSVYIGFFSVVHDPQGTIAVVFSMIPLTSPIVMLMRIPFGVPLWQIVVSVSILFGTFFGVVWFAAKIYRVGILMYGKKPSWKELYRWLKYAG
- a CDS encoding ABC transporter ATP-binding protein codes for the protein MSNLLEVKNVVKQYGDYTALNAVSLSIPKGSIYGLLGPNGAGKTSLIRIINQITLPDSGEIILDGEKLQSKHIQHIGYLPEERGLYQSMKVGEQCLYLAQMKGLSKAEAKKQLDYWFDRLEIQGWWNKKIQELSKGMAQKIQFVVCVLHQPKLLILDEPFSGFDPVNANVIKDEILALKEKGTTILFSTHRMESVEELCDEIALIHKSNKLIEGKLNDVKRQFRTNSYEVGILSSDVEGLMFAITQKFSVNPANFKTLNNELKLEIHIGDATPNELLNILVQKGQVTHFVEKIPSVNDIFIQTVS
- the dnaJ gene encoding molecular chaperone DnaJ — its product is MKKDFYEILGIAKGADAAAIKKGYRKKAIEFHPDKNPGDKTAEEKFKEAAEAYEVLSDPAKKQKYDQYGHQAFDGSGGFGGGGGHGGMNMDDIFSQFGDIFGGGGFGGFGGGGSRGPQRVKGSNLRIKVKLTLEEIANGVEKKVKVKRKVQAPGVSYKTCSTCNGQGQVMRVTNTILGRMQSASTCPTCGGAGQQLDKKPAEADAQGMIQEDETVSIKIPAGVVDGMQLKVSSKGNDAPGNSVPGDLIVAIEELEHEFLKREGENLHYDLYISFPEAILGVSKDIEAVNGKVRIKLEDGIQSGKILRLKGKGIPNINGYGNGDLLVHVNVWTPKELNKEQRQFFEKNMDSDNFIPNPEKSDKSFFEKVKDMFS
- a CDS encoding nucleotide exchange factor GrpE, with product MFKNVFKNKGNMTTENTEIDQKIEDVTLDNNATEEQVLAEELSVEEQLTKDLANEKDKFLRLFAEFENYKRRTTKERIELFKTANADVVGALLPVLDDFDRAIIEIAKSENEAVTKGVQLIHEKLKNTLNSKGLEVVDVNAGDAFNADFAEAITQIPAPSDDMKGKIVDVLEKGYKLGDKIIRFPKVVIGQ
- the hisS gene encoding histidine--tRNA ligase, producing the protein MASKPSIPKGTRDFSPAEVAKRQYIIQTIKTNFEKFGFQPIETPSFENSETLMGKYGEEGDRLIFKILNSGDYLAKANAGHLEAKDSTKLTASISEKALRYDLTVPFARYVVQHQNEIEFPFKRYQIQPVWRADRPQKGRFREFFQCDADVVGSKSLWQEVELVQLYDAVFTDLGLAGATVKINNRKILSGIAEVIGASDKLIDFTVALDKLDKIGEDGVKKEMIEKGISEDAITKVQPLFNFTGTTTEKLAQLAQLLADSQEGMKGVEELRFICENVINLGLSTAELDLDVTLARGLNYYTGAIFEVSAPKGVAMGSIGGGGRYDDLTGIFGLKNMSGVGISFGLDRIYLVVEELNLFPQTVTVSTKALFINYGEKESFYAMNAIKQLRAAGIKVELYPDNAKVGKQFQHADKRFIPFAVIAAEDEMSQGKYALKNLATGEQNLLDLEELKAALK
- a CDS encoding vWA domain-containing protein, producing MEQTGLIIDKPEVPRTFHQLGILVLDGSGSMNATGRGQLTKAQEVEMGVKELFTRFDGSSKKSNFSFSCIKFDTSSTTTLQPTPFQEIDYFSENFNPLDGKGRGTHIFEALNEAKKMAEEFLNNAPQDGLRHSVVILLMSDGLCFQPETTIAVADNIKLNPSVVIASAYFAELGNSDNEATEIKNLLQNVSTNPVKYYATVYDGEALRKFFESSISQSAGIGKIN